The DNA segment GGCGGCGGGGCTGGAGGTGCGCCGCAGTGTCGTCCTGCCGACCGCAGGCGCCCGGCTGCGCCGCCATGGGGGTGCGGCACGGTGACGACCGCCGCGCCGGCACAGCCACACCTCCACTTCGTCGGGGTGGGCGGTGCGGGCATGAGTGCGCTCGCCCACCTCCTGCTGGCCCGGGGGGCAGGCGTCTCGGGGTGCGACATCCGCGAGTCCCCGGCCACAGCGCGCCTCCGCCGGCTCGGCGCACAGGTGTGGCACGGACACGATCCGGGCCACCTGGAGGGCGTGGACGTGCTGGTGGTTTCCCGCGCGGTCCGCGAGCACACGCCGGAGATCCGCGCCGCCCAGGCGCGCGGCGTCCCCGTGCGCCACCGCGCCGCGCTGCTGGGCCAGGTCATGGGCGAGGGGCGGGCGGTGGCGGTGGTGGGGACGCACGGCAAGACCACCACGACGGCGATGGTCACCGCCGTCCTGGACGCGGGGGGCCTCGACCCCACCGCGCTCGTCGGGGCGGACGTGCCGGCGCTGGGCGGGAACGTGCGGGTGGGCCGGCCGGAGGTGACCGTGGCCGAGGTGGACGAGAGCGACGGCTCGCTCCTCTACGTGGCGCCCTGGGCCGCGGTGGTCACCAGCCTCGACCTGACCGACCACGCCGACTTCTACGCCACCCCGGGGCACCTGGTGGAGACCTTCCGCCGCTTCCTGGGCGCGGTGCGGCCCGGAGGCTTCGTGCTGCTGTGCGCCGACCACCCCACCGTGCGCGGGCTGGCCGACGCCGCCCCGGTGCCGGTGCTCACCTACGGGCTGGCAGCACCGGCCGACGTCATCGCCGAGGTGCAGGACCTGGAGGGCGCGCGCGTGCGCGCGGTGGTGCGGCGCGGACGGCGGCGGCTGGGTGTGTTGGCGCTGCGCCTCCCCGGCCGGCACAACCTGAGCAATGCGCTGGCCGCCGTGGCCGTGGGGCTGCAGCTGGACGTCCCCTTCGCCGTGGCCGCGCGGGCGCTGGGCGCGTTCGCCGGCGTGGCCCGGCGCTTCGAGGCCCGGGGGGAGGTCGCCGGCACGCTCGTCGTGGACGACTACGCCCACAACCCGGTGAAGGTGGCGACGGTGCTGCGGGCGGCGCGCGAGTCGTGGCCGCAGCGGCGCATCCTCGTCCTCTTCCAGCCCCACCGCTACTCGCGCACGCTGACCACCCACGCCCAGTTCGCCCAGGCCTTCGCCGACGCCGACGAGGTGGTGGTGACGGAGATCT comes from the Armatimonadota bacterium genome and includes:
- the murC gene encoding UDP-N-acetylmuramate--L-alanine ligase, which produces MTTAAPAQPHLHFVGVGGAGMSALAHLLLARGAGVSGCDIRESPATARLRRLGAQVWHGHDPGHLEGVDVLVVSRAVREHTPEIRAAQARGVPVRHRAALLGQVMGEGRAVAVVGTHGKTTTTAMVTAVLDAGGLDPTALVGADVPALGGNVRVGRPEVTVAEVDESDGSLLYVAPWAAVVTSLDLTDHADFYATPGHLVETFRRFLGAVRPGGFVLLCADHPTVRGLADAAPVPVLTYGLAAPADVIAEVQDLEGARVRAVVRRGRRRLGVLALRLPGRHNLSNALAAVAVGLQLDVPFAVAARALGAFAGVARRFEARGEVAGTLVVDDYAHNPVKVATVLRAARESWPQRRILVLFQPHRYSRTLTTHAQFAQAFADADEVVVTEIYPADEAPLPGVTARLIVDAIRAHRSVEYYPAVADAVERVVALARPGDLVLTLGAGDIWQAAEAIVARLRAREGGPTAGPAAAPSSTRRGHAAVSPEPGPVAGA